The following proteins are encoded in a genomic region of Solea senegalensis isolate Sse05_10M linkage group LG5, IFAPA_SoseM_1, whole genome shotgun sequence:
- the hic2 gene encoding hypermethylated in cancer 2 protein, with translation MELPNHAKHLLLQLNQQRAKGFLCDVIIVVENALFRAHKNILAASSIYFKSLVLHDNLINLDTEMVNPSVFRQVLDFIYTGKLLSSSDQSSEQNFSALLTAASYLQLHDLAALCRKKLKRSGGKPVPGKPSTPGPHSRLRINNQRLSSSTPAGPNNHYPPTPDTDQPQPDEGLRDKLSDDEMFVGSSGKNGNSGNGSSNGNLSSGGSAGEPDLGLDLSKKSPPSSGTATDALSPHSNSQESPQSASVSTTNSASLDDSSATLLGVDTETMELNPSSKTSEETQNQLDGAPPQKKSRQGSRKNEWPKREATGLKPEDHERPLVNGVIVGPKDGRSSGVGRGSGSSFASDQSFQCKDEEEGGENGQDHSDESGQSDGESAGGRGGTGGGHQNTNYVYRQEGFEPAFGDNLYVCIPCGKGFPSSEQLNAHVETHTEDELYIKEEGGTFVKEEDEEEAEDLSAPVGPSSLGSERPFKCTVCSRSYKDPATLRQHEKSHWLTRPFPCNICGKMFTQRGTMTRHMRSHLGLKPFACEECGMRFTRQYRLTEHMRVHSGEKPYECQLCGGKFTQQRNLISHLRMHTSPS, from the coding sequence ATGGAACTGCCAAATCATGccaaacacctgctgctgcaactCAACCAGCAGAGAGCCAAAGGCTTCCTCTGTGATGTTATCATTGTGGTGGAGAATGCACTCTTCCGTGCCCACAAGAACATTCTGGCCGCAAGCAGCATTTACTTCAAATCTTTGGTCCTCCACGATAACCTCATTAACCTTGATACGGAGATGGTTAATCCCTCTGTATTCAGACAAGTGCTGGACTTCATCTACACTGGGAAGCTCCTGTCCTCATCGGACCAGAGCAGTGAGCAGAACTTCAGTGCCCTCTTAACCGCAGCCAGCTACCTCCAGCTCCATGACCTCGCTGCTCTGTGCAGAAAGAAGCTTAAGCGCAGTGGTGGGAAACCTGTGCCAGGTAAACCTTCCACTCCAGGTCCCCATAGCCGCTTACGTATCAACAACCAACGACTGTCCTCCTCAACCCCTGCTGGCCCAAACAACCATTATCCTCCAACACCTGACACAGACCAGCCACAGCCAGATGAAGGTCTTCGGGACAAACTCTCAGATGATGAAATGTTTGTTGGCAGCTCTGGGAAGAATGGGAACAGTGGTAATGGCAGCAGTAACGGTAACCTCAGTAGTGGAGGGAGTGCTGGAGAACCAGACCTTGGACTAGACCTGTCAAAGAAGAGCCCTCCCTCTTCAGGCACAGCCACTGATGCCCTGAGCCCACATAGTAACTCACAAGAATCCCCTCAATCTGCCTCAGTATCCACAACCAACAGTGCCTCACTGGATGACTCCTCTGCCACCCTACTAGGTGTAGACACAGAAACCATGGAGCTCAACCCTTCCTCTAAAACCTCAGAGGAAACCCAAAACCAGCTTGATGGGGCCCCACCCCAGAAGAAGTCCCGGCAAGGTTCTCGCAAGAATGAATGGCCCAAGAGAGAGGCAACAGGGTTAAAACCTGAAGACCACGAGAGGCCTCTGGTTAATGGGGTGATAGTTGGTCCCAAAGATGGCCGTTCCTCTGGGGTTGGAAGGGGTAGTGGTAGTAGCTTTGCCTCTGACCAATCCTTCCAATGTAAAGatgaggaagaaggaggagagaatGGCCAGGACCACAGTGATGAGAGTGGTcagagtgatggagagagtgCAGGAGGTAGAGGAGGAACCGGAGGGGGACATCAAAACACCAACTATGTGTACAGACAGGAAGGTTTTGAGCCAGCATTTGGAGACAACCTCTATGTGTGCATTCCTTGTGGTAAGGGCTTCCCCAGTTCTGAGCAGCTCAATGCTCACGTGGAGACGCACACTGAGGATGAGCTCTACATCAAAGAGGAAGGAGGGACCTTTGtgaaagaggaagatgaagaggaagcagaggacCTGTCTGCCCCAGTAGGTCCTTCCAGCTTAGGCTCTGAGCGTCCATTCAAGTGCACAGTCTGCAGTAGGAGCTACAAAGACCCAGCAACGCTGAGACAACATGAAAAGAGCCACTGGCTGACCAGGCCTTTCCCTTGCAACATCTGTGGCAAAATGTTCACCCAGAGGGGCACCATGACACGCCATATGCGCAGCCACCTTGGCCTAAAGCCATTTGCATGTGAAGAGTGTGGCATGCGCTTCACTCGCCAGTACCGTCTGACAGAGCACATGCGTGTCCACTCTGGGGAGAAGCCGTATGAATGCCAGCTGTGCGGTGGGAAGTTTACCCAGCAGCGTAACCTCATCAGTCACCTGAGAATGCACACCTCACCCTCTTAG